The Cellulophaga sp. L1A9 genome window below encodes:
- a CDS encoding WG repeat-containing protein produces MNKVLFITLLLIIAGCKNVQTQTKSNEELDEFISALDDKSLDDIKEEMNTNIKQFEAFLNFFDGSFSNKIKSIKKEDEKYGEEFKVDTTGIHNALNQFNGVVFDQYFESYESNLKFSFTNPDQRRPLELGQGITQNFSPTKIYYHAGDVKIDSVENYMVDFSFDRDGWGAAKPIDSIAISYELEYIKNYDSVALSNKNPKAKYKGGKIELVNTNENYAYITLTDTIESPFVVQGYNEEGKLIERSGSSSNAMAPGDSEDIFSEMLKYLKVVQEKLNDGDFKDTAAFQEYLRKNLNNIDYFNDKDGLFHREYYFYGNVAAIKLLFKKDTEVENVKFTARNTHSFNATDELFDMSTDDALIFLNAKGEHKITIKNDNISLVKINGDYYENNDYYYHLNRANKSLDTLFVYSLEAYKNGLTGIQPEDENDAIQLFSSSYKLISQKKYDHLIERGEILFGNRNNSYFIIDTIGNEIPVPNVTKIYDGLSDDRILISNDDLIGFINSKGKTVIPAKYDIGEPFEDGVTAVRLNGTYKLIDTNGKVLVDTEESYMNFLTEDEQGRRIYTFDYGSKTYNYKGDLIPK; encoded by the coding sequence ATGAATAAAGTACTATTTATAACTCTATTATTGATTATAGCCGGATGTAAAAATGTACAAACGCAAACAAAAAGTAATGAAGAATTAGACGAATTTATTTCAGCTTTGGATGACAAATCGTTGGATGACATAAAGGAAGAAATGAATACTAATATTAAACAGTTTGAGGCATTTTTAAATTTCTTCGATGGTTCTTTTTCAAATAAAATTAAAAGTATAAAAAAAGAGGACGAAAAATATGGCGAAGAATTTAAGGTAGATACCACAGGTATTCATAATGCTTTAAATCAGTTTAATGGTGTCGTTTTTGATCAGTATTTTGAATCTTATGAGAGTAATCTTAAATTTTCATTTACTAATCCTGACCAAAGAAGACCTTTAGAATTAGGTCAAGGTATTACACAAAATTTTAGCCCTACTAAAATCTACTATCACGCTGGTGACGTTAAAATAGACAGCGTTGAAAACTATATGGTAGATTTCAGTTTTGACAGAGATGGTTGGGGTGCAGCCAAGCCTATAGATAGTATTGCTATTTCTTACGAATTAGAATATATAAAAAATTATGATAGTGTAGCGCTATCTAATAAAAATCCTAAAGCGAAATATAAAGGAGGTAAGATTGAATTAGTAAATACGAATGAGAACTATGCTTATATTACCCTCACAGACACTATAGAATCCCCATTTGTAGTTCAAGGCTATAATGAAGAAGGTAAACTTATAGAGAGAAGTGGCTCCTCTAGCAATGCAATGGCTCCTGGAGATTCCGAAGATATATTTAGTGAAATGTTGAAGTACTTAAAAGTAGTACAAGAAAAGCTGAATGACGGAGATTTTAAAGATACCGCAGCGTTTCAAGAGTATTTGCGTAAAAACTTAAACAACATTGATTATTTTAATGATAAAGATGGACTATTCCACCGAGAATACTATTTCTATGGAAATGTAGCTGCTATAAAATTATTATTTAAAAAAGATACCGAAGTCGAGAATGTAAAATTTACAGCGCGTAACACGCATTCTTTTAACGCTACAGATGAATTATTTGATATGAGTACAGATGATGCTCTTATATTTCTAAATGCGAAAGGAGAGCATAAAATAACTATAAAAAATGACAACATAAGTCTTGTGAAAATTAATGGTGATTATTATGAAAATAATGACTATTACTACCATTTAAACAGAGCGAACAAAAGCTTAGACACCCTATTCGTTTATAGTCTTGAAGCTTACAAGAATGGATTAACAGGTATTCAACCAGAGGATGAAAATGACGCCATTCAACTGTTTTCATCTAGCTATAAACTTATTAGTCAAAAAAAATATGATCATCTAATTGAAAGAGGAGAAATACTTTTTGGAAATAGAAATAATTCATACTTCATTATCGATACAATTGGCAACGAAATTCCGGTACCTAATGTTACCAAAATTTATGACGGATTATCGGATGATAGAATTTTAATAAGTAATGACGATCTTATTGGATTTATTAATTCTAAAGGAAAAACCGTTATTCCTGCAAAATATGATATTGGAGAACCTTTTGAAGATGGTGTAACCGCTGTTCGCCTAAATGGAACATATAAGCTTATAGATACAAACGGAAAGGTTTTAGTAGACACCGAAGAATCCTATATGAATTTTCTAACTGAAGATGAGCAAGGCAGAAGAATCTATACGTTTGATTATGGAAGTAAAACGTATAATTACAAAGGAGACCTTATCCCTAAATAA
- a CDS encoding phosphodiester glycosidase family protein has translation MKYLLPLILASIAILLFSFNNFSDAEEINWNKIDEGLYYAEYDAPKKSSLGDSKINILKISPKLYNLNLLSAKQNGERIKTAKKWAEDKNQIAVINAGMYMQDFATNVGFMKNFDFTNNGRLNKDNTIAAFNRKNDSVPEFQIIDRTCQNWDQLKEQYNSYTQSIRMVDCNQKNKWGQQSKKWSMVVIGKDKEGNALFIFTRSPYSVHDFINILLNSSLEVYNLMYLEGGPEASFYMNHNETKVEKMGSYETDFNENDDNKVFWSIPNAIGISKK, from the coding sequence ATGAAATACTTATTGCCCCTTATTTTAGCTTCAATTGCAATACTCCTATTTTCTTTTAATAATTTTTCTGATGCTGAAGAGATCAATTGGAATAAAATTGATGAAGGTTTGTACTATGCAGAATATGATGCTCCAAAAAAATCTAGTCTTGGAGACAGTAAAATCAATATTTTAAAGATTTCTCCAAAATTATACAACCTAAATTTATTGAGCGCTAAACAAAATGGGGAGCGCATTAAAACTGCAAAAAAATGGGCAGAAGACAAAAATCAAATTGCAGTTATTAATGCCGGCATGTATATGCAAGATTTCGCTACGAATGTGGGCTTTATGAAAAATTTTGATTTTACAAATAATGGCCGCTTAAACAAAGATAATACTATTGCCGCTTTTAACCGAAAAAATGATAGTGTTCCAGAGTTTCAAATTATTGATAGAACCTGTCAAAATTGGGATCAATTAAAAGAACAATACAATTCTTATACACAATCTATACGTATGGTAGATTGCAATCAGAAAAATAAATGGGGGCAGCAATCTAAAAAATGGAGCATGGTCGTTATTGGAAAAGATAAGGAAGGTAATGCCCTTTTTATTTTTACTCGTTCTCCTTATTCGGTTCATGATTTTATTAATATACTCTTAAATTCTTCTTTGGAAGTATACAATTTAATGTATTTAGAAGGCGGACCCGAGGCTTCATTCTATATGAACCATAATGAAACCAAAGTAGAAAAGATGGGAAGTTATGAAACAGATTTTAATGAAAATGATGATAATAAGGTATTTTGGTCTATTCCAAATGCCATTGGAATCTCAAAAAAATAA
- a CDS encoding DUF6688 family protein encodes MAALFILVLFLVLILFLVWLVLKRSKITAKPSELIIGSVYIFTLFLFLVGLLFHSNPYYKAVDPVDGECYNPFSEQHILTLIFYFIAYNSSLFLVWTRSKKLPPLSLVLSMVFILIGIVLNIAIIYQTSTHDTTSLDMYISDTEHILLLFAPVAALCVGIFLVYKVVTEQLTETANRTYANPYLNKIQVFLLHKCRNPLWILVFLFPVFFICTLVLILFGQAPDAIIKVFTETTTWKLSQQMHPPILDHKGHYLCTVAASGHPNIVKPIRLGQRNGRPIIVNRQLLIANAFEEMIQDFSPKLHRMIRKNYDRYGYNLSKKINTPKLSSITYIIMKPLEWFFLIALYLFCNKPEVKIRKQYAS; translated from the coding sequence ATGGCAGCATTATTTATTCTAGTTTTATTTTTAGTACTCATATTATTTCTAGTGTGGCTTGTGTTAAAACGTTCTAAAATAACAGCAAAACCTAGTGAGCTTATTATTGGTTCTGTATATATATTTACACTCTTCTTATTTCTTGTAGGCTTATTATTTCATAGTAATCCATATTACAAAGCTGTAGATCCTGTTGATGGAGAATGCTACAACCCTTTCTCTGAACAACACATACTCACCCTAATATTTTATTTTATAGCCTATAATAGTTCACTTTTTTTGGTATGGACAAGAAGTAAAAAACTCCCTCCTTTAAGCTTAGTACTTTCTATGGTATTCATCCTGATAGGAATTGTATTGAATATCGCCATTATATACCAAACCTCAACGCACGATACCACTAGCTTAGATATGTACATAAGTGATACGGAACACATCTTACTACTATTTGCCCCAGTTGCAGCATTGTGTGTGGGTATTTTTCTAGTGTATAAAGTAGTTACGGAACAGCTAACAGAAACCGCAAATAGAACTTATGCTAATCCCTATTTAAATAAGATTCAAGTTTTTCTCTTACATAAGTGCAGAAATCCACTTTGGATACTTGTATTCCTATTTCCTGTATTTTTCATTTGTACGCTAGTCCTCATATTATTTGGTCAAGCGCCAGATGCTATTATTAAAGTATTTACAGAAACTACCACCTGGAAACTATCGCAACAAATGCACCCGCCCATACTCGATCATAAAGGACATTACTTGTGTACCGTAGCTGCTTCTGGTCATCCTAATATTGTAAAACCAATACGATTAGGGCAGCGTAATGGCAGGCCTATCATTGTAAATAGACAATTACTTATTGCCAATGCTTTTGAGGAAATGATTCAAGATTTCTCACCAAAACTACACCGCATGATTCGTAAAAATTACGATCGATATGGATACAACCTCTCTAAAAAAATAAATACCCCAAAATTGTCTAGTATAACCTACATTATTATGAAACCCTTAGAATGGTTTTTCTTAATTGCGCTATATCTCTTCTGTAACAAACCAGAAGTAAAAATTAGAAAGCAGTATGCTTCATGA
- a CDS encoding EndoU domain-containing protein: MKVGTTISKVPTIYQIKYSEDKDDGPFKDIPSLRKESKIFQQLLITNPKRAQQICLEKNIHEVKNFGITDENKSVSPDFIELLEHCSKGKIKNGLITGIHFYDKEVVKIKKILKKNKFGVFEAKIEYYDSEMNRWTRKEKPSTFFPSTWTYNQLFHECLFAVKNKNKKFGTLNVYRSKMESGIKVEIIIKNGLLKSIYPLI; the protein is encoded by the coding sequence TTGAAAGTTGGTACTACAATATCAAAGGTTCCTACCATTTACCAAATCAAATACTCAGAAGATAAAGATGACGGACCTTTTAAAGATATTCCAAGTCTTCGAAAAGAATCCAAAATCTTTCAACAACTTCTAATAACAAATCCAAAAAGAGCTCAACAGATTTGTTTAGAAAAGAATATCCACGAAGTAAAAAATTTCGGTATTACAGATGAAAACAAAAGTGTTTCACCTGATTTTATAGAATTGTTAGAGCATTGTAGTAAAGGAAAAATTAAAAATGGATTAATAACTGGAATTCATTTTTACGATAAAGAAGTAGTGAAAATTAAAAAAATTCTGAAAAAAAATAAGTTCGGAGTGTTTGAAGCAAAGATAGAGTATTATGACTCTGAAATGAATAGATGGACAAGAAAGGAAAAACCTAGCACCTTCTTCCCTTCAACATGGACCTACAATCAGTTATTCCATGAATGTTTATTTGCAGTAAAAAATAAAAATAAAAAGTTTGGGACTTTAAACGTTTACAGGTCTAAAATGGAATCTGGAATAAAAGTAGAAATTATAATTAAAAACGGACTGCTTAAATCAATTTATCCCTTGATATAA
- a CDS encoding RNA polymerase sigma factor, whose product MEDSNFIDELRSGHQAAYSKLIDVYKDKIFYTCLSFVPNKEDAEDIAQEVFIEIFKSIKKFKENSALSTWIYRIATNKCLEFIRKKNTKKRFAFLQVINGNDISLTNSNYFTEVNHPGIILENKEKTKLLFYAINQLPESQRLVFTLHKLEGKSYQEINDLTRKSISSIESLMFRAKKKLQELLVNYYKNEI is encoded by the coding sequence TTGGAAGATTCAAATTTTATTGATGAATTAAGAAGCGGGCATCAAGCGGCCTATAGTAAGCTAATTGATGTATATAAAGATAAAATATTTTATACTTGTTTATCTTTTGTTCCAAATAAAGAAGATGCTGAAGATATAGCGCAAGAGGTCTTTATAGAAATATTTAAATCCATCAAAAAATTTAAGGAAAATTCAGCTTTATCTACGTGGATTTATAGAATAGCCACGAATAAATGTCTAGAATTTATTAGAAAAAAGAATACGAAAAAGCGTTTTGCTTTCCTGCAAGTTATAAATGGAAACGATATTTCTTTAACTAATTCTAATTATTTTACGGAGGTGAATCATCCAGGTATTATCCTAGAAAATAAAGAAAAAACCAAATTGCTTTTTTATGCTATAAACCAATTGCCAGAAAGCCAAAGACTAGTTTTTACCTTGCATAAATTAGAAGGGAAAAGTTATCAGGAAATTAATGATTTAACGAGAAAAAGTATTTCTTCAATAGAATCCCTAATGTTTAGAGCAAAGAAGAAATTACAGGAATTATTAGTTAATTATTATAAAAATGAAATTTAG